In Bombus fervidus isolate BK054 chromosome 11, iyBomFerv1, whole genome shotgun sequence, a single genomic region encodes these proteins:
- the LOC139991840 gene encoding probable Rho GTPase-activating protein CG5521 isoform X6 — protein MFSKKLHVDVKKSTLKIQDVKKDSATRFKHLKIVLENVDTDEAKGFFEGNFSHVYFILYDCFVSAETNLRQRELSFHIVHKAHREELEQVLQLLEKVLTLLPELLNRRWQCHSLARILQKLLHPGNSWKLRREAIRYFILWYQALGENAPDHIHQMFASLIPGFPPQQPSPYKSERKIDGKKDKLVKVIGCDDKDKKEFYDTQLSQSTFHDNGSNQCPVTPVDNGPILPPQSGEKPLDNETVRFLEALLEFMVTQVVKIEWRDKSSRQHKTFQFLLERFKTTYLRHICPEFDENFSLYKPNLELPTMRKPTNQSQDNYVLCKVALIKWIASFTHIARKDARVAHLSHSTTPNEENTEPELRRVSVTQNSADSTLLSPESTVSQQENQNQEDSSVSAVTLVRDVLYGNRDNVNFVHELYRQAFLLDFNHAGAIRKAIAVYKDWIQMNELPPFMLEPLDSHKERDFEENPRKDLNDIDRSPSESYRQTRLRNDSYLGAIHRENLFIRAGLQNVLQVFITQASNVFFLENSGPNASLSLLEEQTDSCKRVLNVYRYVVMNSRLEPSTWEQLLRVLLQITSLVLNEKSSRRKIQESIGGKLAPAIFQTLIVTWIKANLNVVISTQLWDQFLEVLTSLTQWEELIREWAKTLDTLTRVLARHVYNLDLNDLPLDRLSEQKTKKRRGVGSRAASTGSVQPPRKGSVDQDNNTVSKENVSDHPMRDLRKVRPLPRSASDNTIYNGKARTKLHRNRTHTVHSGIPVLPLSIEQDMARLLSNGTTSSSTTGRKMLPNRRAKSLDSIVIVDSEPPSPRCPSPTPSSGVDSNKDSPIQIENIDGSSIDTNDASERRSVMAGGGVRGWLPDVAVVLWRRMLSALGDVNNIQDPTLHGQVMDYLVQLTQTLLKIRLNQGVSGDNQATPPAPELIPPLTVIAPWCFKAIQLPSQYEVGKLAAYRLICLLTVQPQDINLPKQHLTLFYRAVHSGIVSNDNKVLHVLVKYTGPRLFSLNLPGSSLLILDYIHAANVILSNQDIQAPRTEAVSIIGSLLSLPATTVKLPVLQPTANDIVTMTCPDAKEHIIMILLRSCRREPTGIARCVAVSSIAMFVYRELCYKNQHPRIPEAVTVLLLALKRMQGAERRRAGICYPLMDQATHATVAQVACDSLLLLCDKADILLELYPNVPCKIIQILSETLGYMSTRERRGPLTISMLFCLGEWAMHLGPSVLLRVFQGKPLLMTLFTVLDNIVQDRIDKDVSQTNKSHEDEDDDFDPDITLDNLADDICAKSPRRGNTQSVQLAAKMVMMHLINHLGHFPMGIGAARLSSLVVELDDVPGIDGDELSSAIFHAPNIQLLMLSNSVIMSLVELAALDAPGGGVTAGLTTAPSLVRVLLRDLAGKASWDSSILYSQPFVEDDVPIAFTKHVEWKAKVHGDDLSSVITSQTCTPRHTIRHREPHILPTFANAASDMDNLDDLLQYIGHTSPEVLTNPEIALNAPANPPQGQYLESETIATILNQRNAEQEHINNWNQHISMCASAISPPSCRPPPAPFHHCRLLFSHLGLSGWEQRRKLHLLSKNEKLLRELRNLDSQRSRETHKIAVIYVSQGQEDKNSILSNVTASKEYESFIARLAWEVELESHTGFLGGLVPGKASGVTAPYFATSFTEILFHVATRMPSDSPESLLQKTRHLGNDEIHIVWSEHWRDYRRDIIPTEFCDVLIVIYPLHNKLYRIQISRKPEIPFFGPLFDECIVEDKVLPGLVRTTALAASRAKRSTLTLYQHYYEERARSIDTVMRNHKEATTFEEFTANVYSPVQPPSPFSGTSSVSASSNLAAALIDSHQGRSGLRSSSAASSDNRANRGD, from the exons ATGTTCAGCAAAAAACTTCATGTAGACGTCAAAAAGTCAACACTGAAGATTCAGGATGTTAAAAAGGATAGCGCGACTCGGTTCAAGCATCTTAAAATTGTACTAG aaaatgtgGATACTGATGAAGCAAAGGGGTTTTTTGAAGGCAACTTCAGTCAtgtctattttattctatatgatTGTTTTGTATCAGCTGAAACAAATCTGCGACAACGag AACTTTCCTTCCACATTG TGCATAAAGCACATAGGGAGGAATTGGAACAAGTGTTGCAACTCTTGGAAAAAGTCTTAACACTTCTCCCTGAGCTTCTTAATAGAAGATGGCAATGTCATAGTCTAGCAAGGATTTTGCAAAAGCTTTTACATCCTGGTAATAGTTGGAAACTCAGAAGAGAAGCTATAAG ATACTTTATTTTGTGGTACCAAGCACTTGGTGAAAATGCTCCTGATCACATTCACCAAATGTTTGCAAGCTTGATACCAGGGTTTCCACCGCAACAACCATCTCCTTATAAGTCTGAACGTAAGATAGATGGAAAGAAAGATAAACTTGTCAAAGTTATTGGTTGTGATGACAAAGATAAGAAGGAATTTTATGATACACAATTGTCACAAAGTACTTTTCATGATAATGGTTCAAACCAGTGTCCTGTCACTCCAGTTGACAATGGACCTATTTTACCCCCACAAAGTGGGGAAAAGCCTCTTGATAATGAGACTGTTCGATTTTTAGAAGCGTTACTTGAATTTATGGTTACTCAG GTTGTAAAAATAGAATGGAGAGATAAATCTTCAAGACAGCACAagacttttcaatttttattagaacgtTTTAAAACTACGTATCTTCGTCATATTTGTCCTGAGTTTGATGAAAATTTTTCGTTGTACAAACCGAATTTGGAGTTACCTACGATGCGAAAACCAACGAATCAGAGTCAGGATAATTATGTATTGTGTAAAGTTGCTTTGATTAAGTGGATCGCTAGTTTTACCCATATCGCTAGAAAAGATGCTCGTGTCGCACATCTTTCGCATAG cACAACTCCAAATGAAGAAAATACGGAACCAGAGCTTCGTCGAGTTTCCGTTACACAAAATAGTGCTGACTCAACTTTATTATCTCCTGAATCAACTGTGTCTCAACAAGAGAATCAAAATCAGGAAGATAGTAGTGTTTCAGCAGTTACTCTTGTTAGGGATGTTCTGTATGGAAACAGGGATAACGTGAATTTTGTACACGAGCTATACAGACAAGCATTTTTGTTAGACTTTAATCATGCTGGTGCTATAAGAAAAGCTATAGCTGTTTATAAAGATTGGATCCAAATGAAT gAATTACCACCATTCATGTTAGAACCATTGGATAGTCATAAGGAAAGGGATTTCGAAGAAAATCCGAGAAAAGATCTAAATGATATCGATAGAAGTCCTTCGGAAAGTTATCGTCAAACAAGATTGAGAAATGATTCTTACCTCGGTGCTATACACagagaaaatttgtttataagaGCGGGACTACAAAATGTTTTGCAAGTGTTCATTACACAAGCTTCCAACGTCTTCTTTTTAGAGAATTCTGGACCGAATGCATCTTTATCATTACTGGAAGAACAGACCGATAGTTGCAAAAGAGTTTtgaacgtatatcgatatgttgTAATGAATTCTCGATTAGAACCGAGTACTTGGGAACAGTTGCTTAG AGTATTACTACAAATAACATCACttgttttaaatgaaaaatcttcTCGGCGCAAGATTCAAGAAAGCATTGGCGGTAAACTTGCCCCTGCCATATTTCAGACTTTAATCGTTACATGGATTAAAGCtaatttaaatgttgttaTTTCTACACAATTATGGGATCAGTTCCTGGAAGTGTTGACATCTTTAACACAGTGGGAAGAGCTAATTCGAGAATGGGCG aAAACATTGGATACTTTAACAAGGGTTCTTGCCAGGCATGTGTATAATTTGGATTTAAATGATTTACCATTAGATAGATTGAGTGAACAAAAAACTAAAAAGCGTCGTGGTGTTGGAAGCCGGGCTGCTTCAACCGGAAGTGTTCAACCACCACGCAAAGGAAGCGTCGATCAAGATAATAATACCGTATCTAAAGAAAATGTGTCAg aCCACCCGATGCGAGACTTAAGGAAGGTACGACCACTTCCTCGTAGTGCAAGCGATAACACGATATACAATGGAAAAGCACGTACAAAGCTTCATCGAAATCGCACACATACTGTACACAGTGGTATTCCTG TACTCCCCCTATCGATAGAGCAAGATATGGCACGACTACTGTCAAACGGTACTACTTCGTCGTCGACAACTGGTCGGAAAATGTTACCGAACAGACGTGCTAAATCTTTGGATAGCATTGTAATAGTCGATAGCGAACCACCATCACCACGTTGTCCTTCTCCAACACCGAGCAGCGGAGTCGACAGTAACAAAGACAGTCCGATACAGATAGAAAACATTGACGGCAGTAGTATCG ATACGAATGATGCATCAGAAAGGAGATCTGTTATGGCAGGTGGTGGAGTTCGTGGATGGTTACCCGATGTTGCGGTCGTATTATGGCGTCGTATGCTATCAGCATTAGGggatgtaaataatattcaagACCCTACCCTTCATGGACAAGTTATGGATTACCTTGTTCAGCTTACACAAACACTTCTGAAA ATTCGCTTGAATCAAGGTGTGTCTGGTGACAACCAGGCGACTCCTCCAGCTCCAGAACTTATACCTCCACTTACAGTCATTGCTCCATGGTGTTTCAAG GCAATACAACTTCCTAGTCAATATGAAGTTGGCAAATTGGCAGCATACCGTTTGATTTGTCTTCTAACAGTTCAACCACAAGATATTAATTTGCCAAAACAGCACTTAACTCTTTTTTATCGTGCGGTTCATAGCGGTATCGTTAGTAATGATAACAAAGTGTTACATGTATTGGTCAAGTATACTGGTCCTAGGTTGTTCAGTTTGAATCTTCCTGGATCTAGTCTTTTAATCTTGGATTATATTCATGCTGCTAATGTAATATTGAGCAATCAGGATATTCAg gCACCAAGAACTGAGGCTGTTTCGATTATCGGATCGTTACTATCTTTACCAGCTACTACAGTTAAATTACCTGTATTGCAACCTACTGCGAACGATATCGTAACCATGACATGTCCAGATGCAAAG gaACATATAATTATGATACTTTTGAGAAGTTGTAGACGCGAACCAACCGGCATTGCAAGATGCGTAGCTGTTTCCAGCATTGCTATGTTTGTATACAGAGAATTGTGCTACAAAAATCAACATCCACGAATTCCAGAAGCTGTTACGGTTCTTCTTTTAGCACTTAAA CGGATGCAGGGAGCAGAACGTCGCAGAGCTGGTATCTGTTATCCACTAATGGATCAG GCCACTCATGCTACTGTTGCTCAAGTGGCATGCGATTCTCTTCTGTTGTTATGTGATAAAGCAGATATTCTGCTAGAGCTGTATCCAAATGTGCcatgtaaaataattcaa ATTTTATCGGAAACACTTGGATATATGAGCACTCGAGAAAGACGCGGTCCTTTGACGATATCAATGTTATTCTGTTTGGGCGAATGGGCTATGCACCTTGGTCCTTCCGTTCTATTACGCGTTTTTCAAGGAAAACCTCTGTTAATGACTTTATTTACG GTTTTGGATAACATAGTACAAGATAGAATCGATAAAGATGTAtcacaaacaaataaaagtcaTGAGGATGAAGATGATGATTTTGATCCTGATATTACTTTAGATAACTTAGCTGACGATATTTGCGCAAAATCACCCCGTCGAGGCAATACTCAATCCGTTCAGTTAGCAGCAAAAATG GTAATGATGcatttaataaatcatttgGGACATTTTCCAATGGGTATTGGAGCTGCACGTTTATCTTCGTTAGTTGTCGAATTAGATGATGTACCAGGAATTGATGGAGATGAGCTATCTTCTGCAATTTTTCATGCGCCAAATATACAACTATTGATGTTGTCAAATTCCGTAATAATGTCACTTGTTGAACTGGCTGCATTAGATGCACCCGGCGGAGGTGTTACAGCTGGATTAACAACAGCACCATCATTAGTCAGGGTATTATTGCGAGATTTAGCAGGGAAAGCATCCTGGGATAGCTCTATTTTATACAGTCAACCGTTTGTTGAAGACGATGTGCCGATTGCATTTACAAAACatg TTGAATGGAAAGCAAAAGTACATGGAGACGATTTGAGCAGTGTTATAACATCTCAAACATGTACACCTCGACATACGATAAGACATCGTGAGCCACATATATTGCCTACATTTGCAAATGCCGCGAGTGATATGGACAATTTAGATGAT ctcTTACAATACATAGGACATACAAGTCCGGAAGTATTAACTAATCCAGAAATTGCACTTAATGCGCCTGCTAATCCACCACAAGGTCAATATCTTGAGAGTGAAACCATTGCCACAATTCTCAACCAGAGAAACGCTGAGCAAGAGCATATCAATAATTGGAATCAGCACATTAG CATGTGTGCGTCAGCAATAAGCCCACCATCGTGTCGTCCACCTCCAGCACCGTTTCATCACTGCCGTCTTTTGTTTTCGCACTTGGGTTTATCCGGTTGGGAACAACGTagaaaattgcatttattatcTAAAAACGAAAAACTTTTACGCGAATTACGAAATCTCGATAGTCAACGATCTAGAGAAACGCATAAAATAGCTGTAATTTATGTCAGCCAGGGACAAGAAGACAAAAATTCCATATTAAGTAATGTCACTGCTAGCAAAGAATATGAAAGCTTTATTGCTAGATTGGCGTGGGAGGTCGAACTTGAATCACATACAGGCTTTCTTGGAGGCCTTGTACCTGGAAAAGCATCTGGTGTTACAGCACCTTATTTTGCAACATCTTTCACTGAAATCCTTTTTCATGTAGCAACAAGAATGCCTTCTGATAGTCCCGAAAGTTTATTGCAAAAA aCACGGCATCTCGGTAACGATGAGATTCATATAGTTTGGTCAGAACATTGGAGAGATTATCGTCGGGATATTATACCAACTGAATTTTGTGATGTTTTAATAGTAATTTATCCgttacataataaattatatagaatcCAAATTTCTCGTAAACCAGAAATTCCATTTTTTGGACCCCTGTTTGATGAGTGTATCGTTGAAGATAAAGTTTTACCTGGGTTAGTGAGAACAACAGCATTGGCGGCAAGTAGGGCAAAACGATCAACACTTACATTATATCAACATTA TTATGAAGAGAGAGCGAGGTCTATCGATACTGTTATGAGGAATCACAAGGAAGCTACTACATTTGAAGAATTTACAGCCAATGTATATTCACCCGTACAGCCGCCAAGTCCGTTTAGTGGGACTTCTTCAGTATCTG
- the LOC139991840 gene encoding probable Rho GTPase-activating protein CG5521 isoform X5, which produces MFSKKLHVDVKKSTLKIQDVKKDSATRFKHLKIVLENVDTDEAKGFFEGNFSHVYFILYDCFVSAETNLRQRELSFHIVHKAHREELEQVLQLLEKVLTLLPELLNRRWQCHSLARILQKLLHPGNSWKLRREAIRYFILWYQALGENAPDHIHQMFASLIPGFPPQQPSPYKSERKIDGKKDKLVKVIGCDDKDKKEFYDTQLSQSTFHDNGSNQCPVTPVDNGPILPPQSGEKPLDNETVRFLEALLEFMVTQVVKIEWRDKSSRQHKTFQFLLERFKTTYLRHICPEFDENFSLYKPNLELPTMRKPTNQSQDNYVLCKVALIKWIASFTHIARKDARVAHLSHSTTPNEENTEPELRRVSVTQNSADSTLLSPESTVSQQENQNQEDSSVSAVTLVRDVLYGNRDNVNFVHELYRQAFLLDFNHAGAIRKAIAVYKDWIQMNELPPFMLEPLDSHKERDFEENPRKDLNDIDRSPSESYRQTRLRNDSYLGAIHRENLFIRAGLQNVLQVFITQASNVFFLENSGPNASLSLLEEQTDSCKRVLNVYRYVVMNSRLEPSTWEQLLRVLLQITSLVLNEKSSRRKIQESIGGKLAPAIFQTLIVTWIKANLNVVISTQLWDQFLEVLTSLTQWEELIREWAKTLDTLTRVLARHVYNLDLNDLPLDRLSEQKTKKRRGVGSRAASTGSVQPPRKGSVDQDNNTVSKENVSDHPMRDLRKVRPLPRSASDNTIYNGKARTKLHRNRTHTVHSGIPVLPLSIEQDMARLLSNGTTSSSTTGRKMLPNRRAKSLDSIVIVDSEPPSPRCPSPTPSSGVDSNKDSPIQIENIDGSSIDTNDASERRSVMAGGGVRGWLPDVAVVLWRRMLSALGDVNNIQDPTLHGQVMDYLVQLTQTLLKIRLNQGVSGDNQATPPAPELIPPLTVIAPWCFKAIQLPSQYEVGKLAAYRLICLLTVQPQDINLPKQHLTLFYRAVHSGIVSNDNKVLHVLVKYTGPRLFSLNLPGSSLLILDYIHAANVILSNQDIQAPRTEAVSIIGSLLSLPATTVKLPVLQPTANDIVTMTCPDAKEHIIMILLRSCRREPTGIARCVAVSSIAMFVYRELCYKNQHPRIPEAVTVLLLALKRMQGAERRRAGICYPLMDQATHATVAQVACDSLLLLCDKADILLELYPNVPCKIIQILSETLGYMSTRERRGPLTISMLFCLGEWAMHLGPSVLLRVFQGKPLLMTLFTVLDNIVQDRIDKDVSQTNKSHEDEDDDFDPDITLDNLADDICAKSPRRGNTQSVQLAAKMVMMHLINHLGHFPMGIGAARLSSLVVELDDVPGIDGDELSSAIFHAPNIQLLMLSNSVIMSLVELAALDAPGGGVTAGLTTAPSLVRVLLRDLAGKASWDSSILYSQPFVEDDVPIAFTKHVEWKAKVHGDDLSSVITSQTCTPRHTIRHREPHILPTFANAASDMDNLDDLLQYIGHTSPEVLTNPEIALNAPANPPQGQYLESETIATILNQRNAEQEHINNWNQHISMCASAISPPSCRPPPAPFHHCRLLFSHLGLSGWEQRRKLHLLSKNEKLLRELRNLDSQRSRETHKIAVIYVSQGQEDKNSILSNVTASKEYESFIARLAWEVELESHTGFLGGLVPGKASGVTAPYFATSFTEILFHVATRMPSDSPESLLQKTRHLGNDEIHIVWSEHWRDYRRDIIPTEFCDVLIVIYPLHNKLYRIQISRKPEIPFFGPLFDECIVEDKVLPGLVRTTALAASRAKRSTLTLYQHYYEERARSIDTVMRNHKEATTFEEFTANVYSPVQPPSPFSGTSSVSGSTTSVQSTASSNLAAALIDSHQGRSGLRSSSAASSDNRANRGD; this is translated from the exons ATGTTCAGCAAAAAACTTCATGTAGACGTCAAAAAGTCAACACTGAAGATTCAGGATGTTAAAAAGGATAGCGCGACTCGGTTCAAGCATCTTAAAATTGTACTAG aaaatgtgGATACTGATGAAGCAAAGGGGTTTTTTGAAGGCAACTTCAGTCAtgtctattttattctatatgatTGTTTTGTATCAGCTGAAACAAATCTGCGACAACGag AACTTTCCTTCCACATTG TGCATAAAGCACATAGGGAGGAATTGGAACAAGTGTTGCAACTCTTGGAAAAAGTCTTAACACTTCTCCCTGAGCTTCTTAATAGAAGATGGCAATGTCATAGTCTAGCAAGGATTTTGCAAAAGCTTTTACATCCTGGTAATAGTTGGAAACTCAGAAGAGAAGCTATAAG ATACTTTATTTTGTGGTACCAAGCACTTGGTGAAAATGCTCCTGATCACATTCACCAAATGTTTGCAAGCTTGATACCAGGGTTTCCACCGCAACAACCATCTCCTTATAAGTCTGAACGTAAGATAGATGGAAAGAAAGATAAACTTGTCAAAGTTATTGGTTGTGATGACAAAGATAAGAAGGAATTTTATGATACACAATTGTCACAAAGTACTTTTCATGATAATGGTTCAAACCAGTGTCCTGTCACTCCAGTTGACAATGGACCTATTTTACCCCCACAAAGTGGGGAAAAGCCTCTTGATAATGAGACTGTTCGATTTTTAGAAGCGTTACTTGAATTTATGGTTACTCAG GTTGTAAAAATAGAATGGAGAGATAAATCTTCAAGACAGCACAagacttttcaatttttattagaacgtTTTAAAACTACGTATCTTCGTCATATTTGTCCTGAGTTTGATGAAAATTTTTCGTTGTACAAACCGAATTTGGAGTTACCTACGATGCGAAAACCAACGAATCAGAGTCAGGATAATTATGTATTGTGTAAAGTTGCTTTGATTAAGTGGATCGCTAGTTTTACCCATATCGCTAGAAAAGATGCTCGTGTCGCACATCTTTCGCATAG cACAACTCCAAATGAAGAAAATACGGAACCAGAGCTTCGTCGAGTTTCCGTTACACAAAATAGTGCTGACTCAACTTTATTATCTCCTGAATCAACTGTGTCTCAACAAGAGAATCAAAATCAGGAAGATAGTAGTGTTTCAGCAGTTACTCTTGTTAGGGATGTTCTGTATGGAAACAGGGATAACGTGAATTTTGTACACGAGCTATACAGACAAGCATTTTTGTTAGACTTTAATCATGCTGGTGCTATAAGAAAAGCTATAGCTGTTTATAAAGATTGGATCCAAATGAAT gAATTACCACCATTCATGTTAGAACCATTGGATAGTCATAAGGAAAGGGATTTCGAAGAAAATCCGAGAAAAGATCTAAATGATATCGATAGAAGTCCTTCGGAAAGTTATCGTCAAACAAGATTGAGAAATGATTCTTACCTCGGTGCTATACACagagaaaatttgtttataagaGCGGGACTACAAAATGTTTTGCAAGTGTTCATTACACAAGCTTCCAACGTCTTCTTTTTAGAGAATTCTGGACCGAATGCATCTTTATCATTACTGGAAGAACAGACCGATAGTTGCAAAAGAGTTTtgaacgtatatcgatatgttgTAATGAATTCTCGATTAGAACCGAGTACTTGGGAACAGTTGCTTAG AGTATTACTACAAATAACATCACttgttttaaatgaaaaatcttcTCGGCGCAAGATTCAAGAAAGCATTGGCGGTAAACTTGCCCCTGCCATATTTCAGACTTTAATCGTTACATGGATTAAAGCtaatttaaatgttgttaTTTCTACACAATTATGGGATCAGTTCCTGGAAGTGTTGACATCTTTAACACAGTGGGAAGAGCTAATTCGAGAATGGGCG aAAACATTGGATACTTTAACAAGGGTTCTTGCCAGGCATGTGTATAATTTGGATTTAAATGATTTACCATTAGATAGATTGAGTGAACAAAAAACTAAAAAGCGTCGTGGTGTTGGAAGCCGGGCTGCTTCAACCGGAAGTGTTCAACCACCACGCAAAGGAAGCGTCGATCAAGATAATAATACCGTATCTAAAGAAAATGTGTCAg aCCACCCGATGCGAGACTTAAGGAAGGTACGACCACTTCCTCGTAGTGCAAGCGATAACACGATATACAATGGAAAAGCACGTACAAAGCTTCATCGAAATCGCACACATACTGTACACAGTGGTATTCCTG TACTCCCCCTATCGATAGAGCAAGATATGGCACGACTACTGTCAAACGGTACTACTTCGTCGTCGACAACTGGTCGGAAAATGTTACCGAACAGACGTGCTAAATCTTTGGATAGCATTGTAATAGTCGATAGCGAACCACCATCACCACGTTGTCCTTCTCCAACACCGAGCAGCGGAGTCGACAGTAACAAAGACAGTCCGATACAGATAGAAAACATTGACGGCAGTAGTATCG ATACGAATGATGCATCAGAAAGGAGATCTGTTATGGCAGGTGGTGGAGTTCGTGGATGGTTACCCGATGTTGCGGTCGTATTATGGCGTCGTATGCTATCAGCATTAGGggatgtaaataatattcaagACCCTACCCTTCATGGACAAGTTATGGATTACCTTGTTCAGCTTACACAAACACTTCTGAAA ATTCGCTTGAATCAAGGTGTGTCTGGTGACAACCAGGCGACTCCTCCAGCTCCAGAACTTATACCTCCACTTACAGTCATTGCTCCATGGTGTTTCAAG GCAATACAACTTCCTAGTCAATATGAAGTTGGCAAATTGGCAGCATACCGTTTGATTTGTCTTCTAACAGTTCAACCACAAGATATTAATTTGCCAAAACAGCACTTAACTCTTTTTTATCGTGCGGTTCATAGCGGTATCGTTAGTAATGATAACAAAGTGTTACATGTATTGGTCAAGTATACTGGTCCTAGGTTGTTCAGTTTGAATCTTCCTGGATCTAGTCTTTTAATCTTGGATTATATTCATGCTGCTAATGTAATATTGAGCAATCAGGATATTCAg gCACCAAGAACTGAGGCTGTTTCGATTATCGGATCGTTACTATCTTTACCAGCTACTACAGTTAAATTACCTGTATTGCAACCTACTGCGAACGATATCGTAACCATGACATGTCCAGATGCAAAG gaACATATAATTATGATACTTTTGAGAAGTTGTAGACGCGAACCAACCGGCATTGCAAGATGCGTAGCTGTTTCCAGCATTGCTATGTTTGTATACAGAGAATTGTGCTACAAAAATCAACATCCACGAATTCCAGAAGCTGTTACGGTTCTTCTTTTAGCACTTAAA CGGATGCAGGGAGCAGAACGTCGCAGAGCTGGTATCTGTTATCCACTAATGGATCAG GCCACTCATGCTACTGTTGCTCAAGTGGCATGCGATTCTCTTCTGTTGTTATGTGATAAAGCAGATATTCTGCTAGAGCTGTATCCAAATGTGCcatgtaaaataattcaa ATTTTATCGGAAACACTTGGATATATGAGCACTCGAGAAAGACGCGGTCCTTTGACGATATCAATGTTATTCTGTTTGGGCGAATGGGCTATGCACCTTGGTCCTTCCGTTCTATTACGCGTTTTTCAAGGAAAACCTCTGTTAATGACTTTATTTACG GTTTTGGATAACATAGTACAAGATAGAATCGATAAAGATGTAtcacaaacaaataaaagtcaTGAGGATGAAGATGATGATTTTGATCCTGATATTACTTTAGATAACTTAGCTGACGATATTTGCGCAAAATCACCCCGTCGAGGCAATACTCAATCCGTTCAGTTAGCAGCAAAAATG GTAATGATGcatttaataaatcatttgGGACATTTTCCAATGGGTATTGGAGCTGCACGTTTATCTTCGTTAGTTGTCGAATTAGATGATGTACCAGGAATTGATGGAGATGAGCTATCTTCTGCAATTTTTCATGCGCCAAATATACAACTATTGATGTTGTCAAATTCCGTAATAATGTCACTTGTTGAACTGGCTGCATTAGATGCACCCGGCGGAGGTGTTACAGCTGGATTAACAACAGCACCATCATTAGTCAGGGTATTATTGCGAGATTTAGCAGGGAAAGCATCCTGGGATAGCTCTATTTTATACAGTCAACCGTTTGTTGAAGACGATGTGCCGATTGCATTTACAAAACatg TTGAATGGAAAGCAAAAGTACATGGAGACGATTTGAGCAGTGTTATAACATCTCAAACATGTACACCTCGACATACGATAAGACATCGTGAGCCACATATATTGCCTACATTTGCAAATGCCGCGAGTGATATGGACAATTTAGATGAT ctcTTACAATACATAGGACATACAAGTCCGGAAGTATTAACTAATCCAGAAATTGCACTTAATGCGCCTGCTAATCCACCACAAGGTCAATATCTTGAGAGTGAAACCATTGCCACAATTCTCAACCAGAGAAACGCTGAGCAAGAGCATATCAATAATTGGAATCAGCACATTAG CATGTGTGCGTCAGCAATAAGCCCACCATCGTGTCGTCCACCTCCAGCACCGTTTCATCACTGCCGTCTTTTGTTTTCGCACTTGGGTTTATCCGGTTGGGAACAACGTagaaaattgcatttattatcTAAAAACGAAAAACTTTTACGCGAATTACGAAATCTCGATAGTCAACGATCTAGAGAAACGCATAAAATAGCTGTAATTTATGTCAGCCAGGGACAAGAAGACAAAAATTCCATATTAAGTAATGTCACTGCTAGCAAAGAATATGAAAGCTTTATTGCTAGATTGGCGTGGGAGGTCGAACTTGAATCACATACAGGCTTTCTTGGAGGCCTTGTACCTGGAAAAGCATCTGGTGTTACAGCACCTTATTTTGCAACATCTTTCACTGAAATCCTTTTTCATGTAGCAACAAGAATGCCTTCTGATAGTCCCGAAAGTTTATTGCAAAAA aCACGGCATCTCGGTAACGATGAGATTCATATAGTTTGGTCAGAACATTGGAGAGATTATCGTCGGGATATTATACCAACTGAATTTTGTGATGTTTTAATAGTAATTTATCCgttacataataaattatatagaatcCAAATTTCTCGTAAACCAGAAATTCCATTTTTTGGACCCCTGTTTGATGAGTGTATCGTTGAAGATAAAGTTTTACCTGGGTTAGTGAGAACAACAGCATTGGCGGCAAGTAGGGCAAAACGATCAACACTTACATTATATCAACATTA TTATGAAGAGAGAGCGAGGTCTATCGATACTGTTATGAGGAATCACAAGGAAGCTACTACATTTGAAGAATTTACAGCCAATGTATATTCACCCGTACAGCCGCCAAGTCCGTTTAGTGGGACTTCTTCAGTATCTG